Proteins from a genomic interval of Methanoplanus endosymbiosus:
- a CDS encoding CDP-2,3-bis-(O-geranylgeranyl)-sn-glycerol synthase — protein sequence MLPAYIPNSAAAVFGGGRPIDSGKNFSDGRRLFGDGKTWRGLIGGVFCGIVIGLIQIYLQGVFDFQIHTVLSVVLLSAGALLGDLVKSFFKRRLNKKSGEEWLIADQYDLVAGAMVLLLIFDLQWILANITPVVFIWILIATPLLHRITNIAGYMIGVKDVPW from the coding sequence ATGCTTCCTGCATATATCCCGAATTCAGCCGCGGCAGTATTCGGGGGCGGAAGACCCATAGATTCGGGGAAGAACTTTTCTGACGGAAGAAGGCTTTTTGGAGACGGAAAAACGTGGCGTGGCCTTATTGGTGGTGTATTCTGCGGGATAGTCATCGGGCTGATTCAGATATACCTTCAGGGAGTCTTTGATTTTCAGATACATACTGTTCTCTCTGTAGTGCTCCTCTCAGCGGGCGCACTGCTTGGTGACCTTGTTAAAAGTTTTTTTAAGAGAAGGCTGAACAAAAAAAGCGGGGAAGAGTGGCTTATTGCAGATCAGTATGACCTTGTTGCAGGAGCCATGGTGCTTCTGTTAATCTTTGATCTTCAGTGGATATTAGCAAATATTACTCCGGTTGTCTTCATCTGGATATTAATAGCCACACCTCTGCTGCATAGAATTACAAATATTGCAGGATATATGATAGGAGTAAAGGATGTTCCATGGTAA
- the purD gene encoding phosphoribosylamine--glycine ligase: protein MAMKILVVGGGGREHAIAEALSRNGNCELYAVMGKKNPGIAKLCKKYLINSETDINAAAEFAYNNSIEYAVIGPEAPLEAGISDLLEEKGIACIGPSRMAARLETDKAFCRNMMEKHGVAGCPLYRVFHDAEEAALFIRSYDGDLAVKPIGLTGGKGVKIMGEHFDAEGAIEYITEIGGDVVLEERLIGEEFTLMAFVDGTHIVPMPLVQDHKRAFAGDVGPNTGGMGSYTMPDHMMPFVTEEDYDKALAIMEDVVASLRSEDVIYRGMLYGQFMNTSEGPKVIEFNARFGDPEAMNLLTLLSSDLCDIVRKIAEGRLSQSDVMFENKATVCKYLVPEGYPDSPNPGDLITIKDAGEAFSYYANVTEEDNNLYTQTSRTLAFVGMADTLTEAEKIAEEAAASVEGNIRYRTDIGTQEVLDKRIAHMKEIRQ, encoded by the coding sequence ATGGCTATGAAGATTCTTGTTGTTGGCGGAGGCGGAAGAGAGCATGCAATTGCAGAGGCACTCTCGCGAAATGGTAACTGCGAATTATATGCTGTTATGGGGAAGAAAAACCCAGGCATTGCAAAGCTCTGCAAAAAATATCTGATAAACAGTGAGACAGATATCAATGCCGCAGCTGAATTTGCATATAATAATAGTATTGAGTATGCAGTAATCGGCCCGGAAGCACCCCTTGAAGCTGGAATTTCAGACCTGCTTGAGGAGAAAGGGATAGCCTGTATCGGCCCGTCAAGGATGGCAGCAAGGCTTGAGACAGACAAGGCTTTCTGCCGGAATATGATGGAGAAGCACGGCGTTGCCGGGTGTCCTCTGTACAGGGTATTTCATGACGCAGAAGAGGCTGCTCTTTTTATCCGGAGTTATGACGGCGATCTTGCTGTAAAACCTATTGGACTTACCGGCGGAAAGGGCGTAAAAATAATGGGTGAGCATTTCGATGCAGAAGGCGCGATAGAATATATAACAGAGATCGGCGGAGATGTTGTCCTTGAAGAGCGCCTAATCGGAGAGGAGTTCACACTTATGGCCTTTGTGGACGGTACCCACATAGTGCCTATGCCTCTGGTGCAGGATCATAAGAGGGCATTTGCTGGTGATGTCGGCCCGAATACGGGAGGTATGGGATCATATACAATGCCGGATCATATGATGCCCTTTGTCACAGAAGAGGATTATGATAAAGCACTTGCCATAATGGAGGATGTTGTGGCATCCCTCAGAAGTGAAGATGTGATCTACCGTGGTATGCTGTACGGCCAGTTTATGAATACATCAGAAGGGCCGAAAGTCATTGAATTTAATGCACGGTTTGGCGATCCTGAGGCAATGAATCTGTTAACCCTGCTTTCATCGGACTTATGTGATATTGTCAGAAAAATTGCGGAAGGCAGACTCTCACAGTCAGATGTAATGTTTGAAAATAAAGCAACAGTATGCAAATATCTTGTGCCGGAAGGCTATCCGGATTCACCAAATCCCGGAGATTTAATCACAATAAAGGATGCCGGAGAGGCATTTTCATATTATGCCAATGTTACTGAAGAGGATAATAATCTCTATACGCAGACCTCAAGGACACTTGCATTTGTCGGTATGGCAGATACCTTAACAGAGGCAGAGAAGATTGCAGAAGAGGCGGCAGCATCGGTAGAGGGAAATATCAGATACAGAACGGATATCGGCACACAGGAAGTCCTCGATAAAAGAATTGCCCATATGAAAGAGATCAGACAATAG
- the pyrE gene encoding orotate phosphoribosyltransferase: protein MVNKIAEILIEHGAIEFGEFTLASGAKSSYYIDIKTACTKPALLSQIGEAISEKFEFDVVAGVAVGAVPIAVAASLSSGRPFCIIRKEEKEYGLSGNIIGDVRGKNVLLVEDVTTSGGSVIYGINSLKDAGANIDTVVCVVDREQGAEKRLAVEGVTLKPLASVSELLSK, encoded by the coding sequence ATGGTAAACAAAATTGCAGAAATTCTGATTGAACACGGCGCGATTGAATTCGGAGAATTCACCCTGGCCTCAGGCGCAAAGAGTTCATATTACATTGATATAAAAACAGCGTGCACAAAACCGGCACTGCTCTCTCAGATAGGAGAGGCAATCTCAGAAAAATTTGAATTCGATGTCGTTGCAGGTGTCGCAGTAGGCGCTGTGCCAATCGCAGTTGCGGCATCACTCTCATCAGGCAGGCCGTTTTGCATAATCAGAAAAGAAGAGAAAGAATACGGGCTTTCCGGAAATATCATCGGAGATGTCAGAGGTAAGAATGTCCTTTTAGTCGAGGACGTAACAACATCAGGCGGGAGTGTAATTTACGGCATAAATTCACTCAAAGATGCAGGTGCCAATATTGATACCGTGGTATGTGTGGTGGACCGTGAACAGGGAGCTGAGAAGAGACTTGCAGTGGAAGGTGTAACATTAAAACCACTTGCCTCTGTCTCCGAACTTTTAAGTAAATAA